A stretch of Heterodontus francisci isolate sHetFra1 chromosome 1, sHetFra1.hap1, whole genome shotgun sequence DNA encodes these proteins:
- the hint2 gene encoding histidine triad nucleotide-binding protein 2, mitochondrial isoform X1 gives MTQILALQLCRRLAAPRLLHVRRTLLANRLSGCVQKGYCSSKVNGEVLKAKLADDARKKYGNQPPTLFSKIIDKSLAADIIYEDEQCISFRDVNPQGPVHFLVIPKIPIPRISDTTDDDKELLGHLLIVAKNLAKKERLTDGYRVVINDGKNGAQSVYHLHIHVIGGRQMSWPPG, from the exons ATGACCCAAATATTGGCACTGCAGTTGTGCAGGCGCCTTGCTGCTCCTAGGCTTCTTCATGTGAGGCGGACGCTGCTGGCGAACAGACTCAGCGGCTGTGTGCAG AAAGGCTATTGTTCATCAAAAGTCAATGGCGAAGTCCTCAAAGCAAAGTTGGCTGATGACGCAAGAAAGAAATACGGAAACCAACCACCTACATTATTCTCAAAGATTATTGATAAATCACTTGCTGCTGACATTATATATGAAGATGAGCAG TGCATATCTTTCAGAGATGTAAATCCTCAGGGCCCAGTTCATTTTCTTGTGATACCAAAAATCCCTATACCACGGATCAGTGACACAACAGATGATgacaaagag CTGCTGGGACATTTACTGATAGTGGCTAAAAACCTCGCAAAGAAAGAACGGCTCACAGACGGGTACAGAGTGG TGATTAACGATGGAAAGAATGGAGCGCAGTCTGTATACCACCTACACATCCACGTGATTGGAGGACGCCAGATGAGCTGGCCACCTGGTTAG
- the hint2 gene encoding histidine triad nucleotide-binding protein 2, mitochondrial isoform X2 — MTQILALQLCRRLAAPRLLHVRRTLLANRLSGCVQKGYCSSKVNGEVLKAKLADDARKKYGNQPPTLFSKIIDKSLAADIIYEDEQLLGHLLIVAKNLAKKERLTDGYRVVINDGKNGAQSVYHLHIHVIGGRQMSWPPG, encoded by the exons ATGACCCAAATATTGGCACTGCAGTTGTGCAGGCGCCTTGCTGCTCCTAGGCTTCTTCATGTGAGGCGGACGCTGCTGGCGAACAGACTCAGCGGCTGTGTGCAG AAAGGCTATTGTTCATCAAAAGTCAATGGCGAAGTCCTCAAAGCAAAGTTGGCTGATGACGCAAGAAAGAAATACGGAAACCAACCACCTACATTATTCTCAAAGATTATTGATAAATCACTTGCTGCTGACATTATATATGAAGATGAGCAG CTGCTGGGACATTTACTGATAGTGGCTAAAAACCTCGCAAAGAAAGAACGGCTCACAGACGGGTACAGAGTGG TGATTAACGATGGAAAGAATGGAGCGCAGTCTGTATACCACCTACACATCCACGTGATTGGAGGACGCCAGATGAGCTGGCCACCTGGTTAG